The Verrucomicrobiaceae bacterium DNA window CATCAGCGTAAGTGCGCTCTTTCAGGCGGCGGCTGTGGGGCTGCTTGTTTGCGGCGTTTTGATGGTCTGTGTAAAACCCCAAAAGCCAGACGCCTGAGATGGATCTGCATGCCCACAGGTAGGGAGATCTGGGCTGGAGGCGGGGCCAAAACGGTCTTAAGCCACCCGCTTGCCAAAATGGCAGGCGTATTATATGGGCGGCCCCTCATGATTACCCCCTACCAGCTTCGGAATGCTTTCGCGCTTGCGGCAATGGCGGTTTTTGGCCTCGCTCATGTAGGTCAGGTAAATGCGGCGGAGGAGAAGAAGGGGTTCTTTTCCAAGGTTTTTGGCGAAAAGGACGAAAAAGCCCCCACACCAGCTCCGAGCACCGAAAAGAGCAAATCCACGCCCCCGTCCACCTCAGGCTCCAAATCGTCCACAGCAGAAAAATCGACTTCTAAATCGAAGTCGGACACGAGCTCGAAGCCGAAGACGATCACCTCGAACGTCAAGAATGAGTCCAAGCCAAGCTCCAGCAATCCCTGGCATGTCATCGACATCGGCGGCCGGGATTACGTGACGTTTGAGAGCATCCGAAACTTCTACAACCCGCTGTTTGGCTTTGAGAGCCTCAAGACTAAGGGAAATCATGTGTGGATCAATTCCGGACGCCTCATCATCAAGGCGGAGGTGGGCTCAAAGTCCCTGCTGATGAACAACATGAAATTCATCCTCAGTTTCCCCGTCACTACGGCAAAGGGGCTGACCGTCGTCTCGCGGCTGGATCTGGTGAAGCTCATCGACCCGATCCTCAATCCCACACACATCGCTGGTGCGGAGTATTTTGACACGGTGGTGGTGGATGCAGGGCATGGTGGCCATGAG harbors:
- a CDS encoding N-acetylmuramoyl-L-alanine amidase, yielding MITPYQLRNAFALAAMAVFGLAHVGQVNAAEEKKGFFSKVFGEKDEKAPTPAPSTEKSKSTPPSTSGSKSSTAEKSTSKSKSDTSSKPKTITSNVKNESKPSSSNPWHVIDIGGRDYVTFESIRNFYNPLFGFESLKTKGNHVWINSGRLIIKAEVGSKSLLMNNMKFILSFPVTTAKGLTVVSRLDLVKLIDPILNPTHIAGAEYFDTVVVDAGHGGHEPGARGVYGYEKDFTLQLAQKVRTALMARGFKVVLTRSTDTFISLKGRVEMANQIPNSIFISLHFNYSEGSASGVETWALTPQGAAATISRGGGYNVNGTTGNHQDSANIALASAVHARITTSLRTVDRGIMRAQWSVLTGIKKPGILVEGGFVTNREECARIAAPNSTYQQTMAASIADAVVNYREALKPVTIRR